The window CGGTAATCACCCCGGTCGAGGTGCCGGTGACGCCGATCGCGTGAAGCCCGACGTTCCCGGCCGCCCAGGACACGCCCGCGCCGAGGGTCGCGGTATGGCCATTCCCGGAGGAGTCGGCGGCGGTCGTACCTATGCCCTCGTCGAACGTCCAGTGTGCCGCTGGGGAGGGCACGGTCGGGATGGTCCCACCGGACAAGAGCGTGCGGGCCTCCAACGACTCAACCACGCACGCCGCGGCGTAACCGATGCGCTTGTGCGACCGCCCCGGCCGGTGGCTGATGCTCTTTCGGAATTTGGAAATAAATAGCGATGCCCAAAACGATCTTAATCTCGGCGCGCGCATACCAGACCATCCCACGGAAGCCGGCCGAAAGCGAGGTGATGAGGCGAACCGGCGGTAGCGGTCTTAACGTCGGCAGATTCGAGTCTAACGTGCGACCAGCCGGTAGACAACTCACTTTGAACCTCGTGCTCGTCTCGCGCGGCGGTCTGGATGCCTTGCGCATGCAATTCGCGAAATCTTCGGCTCCTCCACGACATCTGTAGATTGAAGGCATTTATCGGTCCGCTCGGCTTTCCGGCTTTCCGAATTTGCCAATTTGCAGTTGCAAACTCCGCCCGGAGTGATAAACTGACCCGCTTAACGTAAAGCGTTGGCACCATTCACAGTAACGTAGGGCGTCCAGAGCAGATGACCATCACCAAAGACCGCAAACAGACGCTGATCGGCGATTTCCGGCGGGCGGATAGCGACACCGGCTCGCCCGAGGTGCAGATCGCCATTTTGACCACGCGCGTCGGCGAACTCACCGAGCACTTGCGGACGCACAAGAAGGACTACTCCAGCCGGCGTGGTCTGTTGATGATGGTAAGTCGCCGGCGCCGCTTGCTGGATTATTTGAAGCGCGTCGATCCGCAGCGGTATCTCGACATCATCGGCCGTCTGGAAATCAGAAAGTAGGAATGAGAAATTGAAAGTACGAGTTGAGAAATCCATCGGTTCGGGCATTTTATCAATTGAAACGGGGATGTTGGCCAAGCAGGCGGCCGGAAGCTGCCTGGTGCAGTTCGGCGAGACGGTCGTGATCACCGCCGCGACGACCGGCCCGCCGCGGCAAGCGGGGGCCGACTTCTTTCCGCTGACCTGCGACTACCGCGAGCGAACGGCCGCGGCCGGAAAATTCCCCGGCGGCTTCCTCAAACGGGAAGGCCGCCCCACGATGAAGGAAACGCTCACGTCGCGGCTCATGGACCGCCCGATCCGGCCGCTGTTTCCCGCGGGCTTCCGCGACGAAGTACAGATTCAGAGCTTTGTCCTAGCCAGCGACCGGCAAAATGATGGCGACGTGCTGGCGATGAACGGCGCCTCGGCCGCGCTCGGTCTCTCGCCGCTGCCGTTCCAGGGGCCGATTGCCTCGGTCCGACTGGGCCACGTCGATGGTCGCTTCATTCCGTTCCCCACGCAGGATGAGCTGGAGGATAGCGATCTCGACTTGATTGTCTCCGGTAGCAAGACGGCCGTGCTGATGATCGAGGGCTTTGCCCGCGAGATGCCCGAGGAGTTGATGGCCGACGCGATCAACGAATGCCAACGGATCATTCGGGCGATTTGCGAGTTGCAAGAGGAATTGTTTGCGAAGGTGGGCGTGCAGAAAGCGCCCTTCACCCCGGCGGCCCCGAGCGCCGTATATGAGCAACTGAAGAGCCGCTATTACGACGCTTTCAAGACCGCCAAGCAGACCGAAGGGAAGCAGCTCCGAGCGGCGGCCGTCAAGGCGCTCAAGGAGAAAGTGGCGGCCGAGACGATTCCCGATCCGGCGGCCGCTGGAGCGATTGCCGCGGCGGAATTTGACGGCGCTTGGCATCATTTGGAAGAGCGCGTCGTTCGCGACGCGATTCTCTCCGGCACGCGCCCCGACGGTCGGCCGACGAACGCGCTGCGGGCGATCGAGTGCCATGTCGACGTGCTGCCGCGGGTCCACGGCTCGGCCGTCTTCCAACGCGGCGAGACGCAGGCCCTCGTGACAGTGACGCTCGGCACCCCGCGCGACGAGCAGCGCGTGGACGGGCTGATCGAAGAGTATTCCAAGAAGTTCATGCTCGACTATTATTTCCCGCCGTTCTCCGTGGGCGAGACGAAGCCGATCCGCGGGCCAGGGCGGCGCGAAATCGGGCACGGGGCGCTCGCCGAGCGGAGCATCAAGCCGGTGCTGCCCGATCCGGATGAATTCCCTTATACGATCCGCGTTATTTCCGACATTCTCGAATCGAACGGCTCGAGTTCGATGGCCAGCGTTTGCGGCGGAACGCTCGGGCTGATGGCGGCCGGCGTGCCGATCAGCAATCCCGTGGCGGGTATCTCGATCGGACTGGTCAAGGAATCCGAATCGAAGTGGGTCCTGCTGACCGACATCATCGGCGACGAAGACCATTTCGGCGATATGGATTTCAAGATCGCCGGCACGCAAAAGGGGATCACCGGGATTCAGCTCGATCTCAAAGTCGATGGGATCAGCCCCGAGATCGTTCGGGCGACGATGGCCCAATCGCGCGAGGCGCGGATCGAGATTCTTCGCAAGATGCTCACGACGATCCTCCGGCCGAGATCGGATATTTCGCAGTGGGCGCCGCGGCTGTTGCGCACCCACATCGATCCCGAGAAGATCGGCGCGCTGATCGGTCCGGGAGGCAAGATGATTCGCAGCATTCAGGAATCGACCGGCGCGGTGATCGAGGTCGACGACGATGGCACCGTGACCATCGCCAGCCACGACGCTCAAGGGGCCAAGTCGGCGCTGGCCAAGGTCGAGGCCTTGACCGCCTCCGTCCAGATCGGCCGGATTTACGAAGGACGCGTGACCAGCGTCAAGGACTTCGGCGCGTTCGTCGAGATCATTCCGGGCAAGGACGGACTTTGCCACATCAGTGAATTGTCGGACGAATATGTCCACAGCGTCGGCGATGTCTGCAAGGTCGGCGACACGATGCACGTCAAGGTGATCGCCATCGACGATCAAGAGCGGGTGAAGCTCAGCCGCAAGCAAGCCATGCGCGAAATGGCGACCGCCGGCGATGGGAAATAAGGCCGACGATCAGCGCGGATTCGCCGATCTCTATACCGAGATCGCCGCGCTGGCGGGCGGGCTGGCCCACGAGATTCGCAACCCGCTCTCGACCATCCGGCTCAACATGGAGCTACTGGCCGAGGATTTCGCCGATTCGCAGGCGCCGCGCGACCGCCGGGCGGTCGCGAAGATCGCTCGCGTTCAGAAGGAATGCCAGCGGCTGGAAGACCTGCTCAACGACTTCTTGAACTTCGCCCGCCCGCGGCAGTTCAATCTCGAAGCGGCCGACCTGAATGCCGAAGTAGATCGCGTGCTCGACTTCTTTCGCCCCAAGGCCGACGAATCGAAGGTCGAGATCGTCCGCTATCTCGATCCGGACCTGCCGAGCGTCGTGCTCGATCGCGAGACGTTTCAATCGGCGTTGTTGAACCTCGTGCTCAACGCCCAGCAGGCGATGAAAGACGGCGGCCAGCTCGTGCTCCGCACCCGGCCAACGCCGACCGGCGTGGCGCTCGACCTGATCGACACCGGCTGCGGCATGGACGCCGAGACGCAAGCCCAGATCTTCAACACCTTCTACTCGACCAAGCCGGCCGGCTCCGGCCTCGGCCTGCCCACCGCCCGCAAGATCATCGAAGGGCACGGCGGGCAAATGAGCGTCGAGAGCGAAGTCGGCAAGGGGACGAAGTTCACGATCTCGCTCCCCGTCCCGCCGCGGCTGGTGGCCGCGCCGGTGGGCAAAGCGATTTAGACAGGAATTACAGGACTGGAAAACCCTATTTCCCCGCCTCGACCGGCTCGCGCGCCGGCGAAGACTCAACCGCGTTTGGCCGGCGGTCGAACTTGTGCAGCTCTTTGCCCGACGCGTTGAAGAAGCGGACGCTGAGCGTCTCGGGGGTGAACCGGAGCGTGGCGAAGCCGTAGCCGCCGTAACCGAACGGCCCGCGATCCTTTCGTTCCACTGCATAGCTCGATTGCCCGCCGCCGCCGGAGACGCAGAAGCTGGTTGGCCATCCGGGGATTTCCAGATGCTGCAAATTGTGGTCGTGCCCCGTGAGATAAAGTTCGACGTTGTATTTCTTGAACAACGGTCCCCATTCGTTGATCAGATATCGGTTCTAGTCCATCCGGCGCGAATTCGTTATTATCGCCAGGATGGTAACGACTGCCGCCCCGCAACACGACAAAGCGAAACCGGCCGACATTCGCGTGCTGATCGTCGACAACGATCAGTCGCACGCCGAAACCGTGGCCGAGAGCCTGCAGCGCGTCGGCTACGAATGTGAAGTGGCCACATCAGGTCCTCAGGGGGCCGAGTTGATCGAGCGCGAGACGTTCGACATCGTCATCACCGATCTCAAGATGGCCGATATCGACGGGCTCGAAATCCTCGCCCGCACCAAGCAGGCCCTGCCGGACGCGCAGGTCATCGTCGTCACCGGCTACGGCACGATCCCCTCGGCGGTCGCCGCGATGCAGCAAGGGGCATTCAACTATCTGCAAAAGCCGCTCGATCTGGGGCATCTCCGCGTGATCGCTGAAAAGGCCGCCGAGGCCGTTCGCTTGCGGCGGACGAATGTCGAGTTGAACCGCCGGCTGGACGAGAAATTCGGGTTCGAGGGAGTCGTTGGCTCCAGCCCGCAAATGAACGGCGTGATCGATCGCCTCAAGCGGATCGCCCCGACCGACGCCAGCGTGCTGATTCAAGGGGAAACGGGCACCGGCAAGGAACTCGTCGCCCAGGCCATCCATCAAAACAGCCCCCGGAAGAACAAGGCGTTCGTCGCCCTGAATTGCGCCGCCCTGAGCGAGAACATTCTGGAAAGCGAACTATTCGGGCACATCCGCGGCGCGTTCACCGACGCCTCGACCGATCGCATCGGCAAATTCGAATACGCTCACGGCGGGACGCTCTTTCTCGACGAGGTGGGGGACATGCCGCTGGCCACGCAGATCAAGCTGCTCCGCGTGCTGGAAAGCGGCGAGATCACGCGCGTCGGCTCGAACGATCCGATCCGTGTGAACGTCCGCATCCTCTCGGCCACCAATCGCAATCTCGAAGATTCGATCGCCGCCGGCACGTTCCGCAGCGATCTCTACCATCGGCTCAAGGTGGTGACGATCGTGCTCCCGCGGCTGGCCGAGCGGAGCCAGGATATTCCGCTGCTGATAGAGCACTTCATCCGCCAGTTCGCTAAGCGACATCACAAGGCGATCAAAAGCATGTCGACGGCCGCGCGGATGAAGCTGTTGGCCTTCGATTGGCCGGGCAACGTGCGTCAGTTGCGCAACACGGTCGAGAGCATGGTGGTCGTGGATTTCGACGGCGTTCTCGATCTCGACGACCTGCCGACGGAGTTGGCGGGCCCGGCGCCCGCGGCGACCGAGCCATCGCCCGGCAGCGTCACGAGCCTGGTGGGCAAGCCGCTGGTGGATATCGAGCGGCTGTTCATCGCCGAGACGCTCCGCTTCACCGGCGGCAACCGCGAGCACGCCGCGCAACTGCTCGGCATCGGCGAGCGGACACTGTATCGGAAGATCAAGGAATACGGATTGTGAAAAGCTTGGATGCGACGCCTGAAATCCGCCAACTATCGCCGAGCGTGATTAATAAGATCGCCGCCGGCGAAGTGATCGAGCGGCCGGCGAGCGTCGTCAAGGAGTTGATGGAGAATGCCGTCGATGCCGGGGCGACGCGGATCGACGTGGCGCTCGCCCAAGGGGGCGTCGAGCTGATTCGCGTGGTCGATAATGGCTGCGGGATCGCGGCCGAGCAGTTGGCGCTTGCCGTTGCCCCGCACGCCACGAGCAAGATTCGCGAGGCGGACGATCTGTTTCGTGTCGGCACGCTCGGCTTCCGCGGCGAGGCGCTGGCCTCGATCGCCGAGGTGAGCCGGACGGTGATTCGCAGCCGTCCGCCCGACGCCGCCGCCGGGGCTGAACTCGAGATCAGCGGCGGGCAACTCGGCCCGGTGGCCCCCTGCGGCTGCCCTCCGGGCACGCTCATCGAAGTACACAACCTGTTCTTCAACACGCCCGTGCGCCGCAAGTTCCTCCGCGCGACCCAAACGGAATTGGGGCACTCGACCGAGGCCTTCACGCGCCTCGCCCTGGCCCATCCCGATCGGCACTTCACGCTCCGCCATCACGACAAGCTGCTCCACGATCTGCCGCCGACCGAGGATTGGACCGTGCGGATCGCCGCGTTCTTCGGCGCCGAGCTGGCCGATCAGTTGATCCGCGTCGAAAGCCGCGACGGCCCGCTGCGGCTCTCCGGCTACGTCGCGAATCCGAGCCACAGCCGGGCGAATCAAAAGATGCAGTTTCTGTTCCTGAACGGCCGGGCCATCCGCGATCGCTCGTTGCAGCATGCGCTCGGCGAGGCGTATCGCGGCCTGT of the Pirellulales bacterium genome contains:
- the rpsO gene encoding 30S ribosomal protein S15; this translates as MTITKDRKQTLIGDFRRADSDTGSPEVQIAILTTRVGELTEHLRTHKKDYSSRRGLLMMVSRRRRLLDYLKRVDPQRYLDIIGRLEIRK
- the pnp gene encoding polyribonucleotide nucleotidyltransferase encodes the protein MKVRVEKSIGSGILSIETGMLAKQAAGSCLVQFGETVVITAATTGPPRQAGADFFPLTCDYRERTAAAGKFPGGFLKREGRPTMKETLTSRLMDRPIRPLFPAGFRDEVQIQSFVLASDRQNDGDVLAMNGASAALGLSPLPFQGPIASVRLGHVDGRFIPFPTQDELEDSDLDLIVSGSKTAVLMIEGFAREMPEELMADAINECQRIIRAICELQEELFAKVGVQKAPFTPAAPSAVYEQLKSRYYDAFKTAKQTEGKQLRAAAVKALKEKVAAETIPDPAAAGAIAAAEFDGAWHHLEERVVRDAILSGTRPDGRPTNALRAIECHVDVLPRVHGSAVFQRGETQALVTVTLGTPRDEQRVDGLIEEYSKKFMLDYYFPPFSVGETKPIRGPGRREIGHGALAERSIKPVLPDPDEFPYTIRVISDILESNGSSSMASVCGGTLGLMAAGVPISNPVAGISIGLVKESESKWVLLTDIIGDEDHFGDMDFKIAGTQKGITGIQLDLKVDGISPEIVRATMAQSREARIEILRKMLTTILRPRSDISQWAPRLLRTHIDPEKIGALIGPGGKMIRSIQESTGAVIEVDDDGTVTIASHDAQGAKSALAKVEALTASVQIGRIYEGRVTSVKDFGAFVEIIPGKDGLCHISELSDEYVHSVGDVCKVGDTMHVKVIAIDDQERVKLSRKQAMREMATAGDGK
- a CDS encoding ATP-binding protein; protein product: MGNKADDQRGFADLYTEIAALAGGLAHEIRNPLSTIRLNMELLAEDFADSQAPRDRRAVAKIARVQKECQRLEDLLNDFLNFARPRQFNLEAADLNAEVDRVLDFFRPKADESKVEIVRYLDPDLPSVVLDRETFQSALLNLVLNAQQAMKDGGQLVLRTRPTPTGVALDLIDTGCGMDAETQAQIFNTFYSTKPAGSGLGLPTARKIIEGHGGQMSVESEVGKGTKFTISLPVPPRLVAAPVGKAI
- a CDS encoding sigma-54 dependent transcriptional regulator, producing the protein MVTTAAPQHDKAKPADIRVLIVDNDQSHAETVAESLQRVGYECEVATSGPQGAELIERETFDIVITDLKMADIDGLEILARTKQALPDAQVIVVTGYGTIPSAVAAMQQGAFNYLQKPLDLGHLRVIAEKAAEAVRLRRTNVELNRRLDEKFGFEGVVGSSPQMNGVIDRLKRIAPTDASVLIQGETGTGKELVAQAIHQNSPRKNKAFVALNCAALSENILESELFGHIRGAFTDASTDRIGKFEYAHGGTLFLDEVGDMPLATQIKLLRVLESGEITRVGSNDPIRVNVRILSATNRNLEDSIAAGTFRSDLYHRLKVVTIVLPRLAERSQDIPLLIEHFIRQFAKRHHKAIKSMSTAARMKLLAFDWPGNVRQLRNTVESMVVVDFDGVLDLDDLPTELAGPAPAATEPSPGSVTSLVGKPLVDIERLFIAETLRFTGGNREHAAQLLGIGERTLYRKIKEYGL